In the genome of Dolichospermum flos-aquae CCAP 1403/13F, one region contains:
- a CDS encoding class I SAM-dependent methyltransferase: MTEQQPIQQKIQELANQAIAKRCCKQFAEGNPSSWFEIVYSESLGDVNQVPWAKLTPHDYLQEWLHIHHPSQEKSSALVIGCGLGDDAEALAQKQYRVTAFDISPTAVNWCQERFPNSSVNYTVADLLAIPSQWHQTFDLVYECRNIQALPLNVRSLAIESVSSTVAIGGTLLVITGFRETEAEPDGPPWLLSEFELSQFKKWGLTEISRLPFVTPNRPYIRIEYQRQLPTS; the protein is encoded by the coding sequence ATGACTGAACAACAACCCATACAACAGAAAATTCAAGAATTAGCTAACCAAGCGATAGCGAAGCGCTGCTGCAAGCAGTTCGCCGAAGGAAACCCATCATCTTGGTTTGAAATTGTCTATTCAGAATCTCTTGGTGATGTAAATCAAGTTCCTTGGGCAAAATTGACCCCCCATGACTATTTACAAGAGTGGTTACATATCCATCACCCCAGTCAAGAAAAATCTTCAGCCTTAGTCATTGGTTGTGGTTTAGGAGACGATGCAGAAGCTTTAGCACAAAAACAATATCGCGTCACAGCCTTTGATATCTCACCCACTGCTGTTAATTGGTGTCAGGAAAGATTCCCTAACTCATCTGTTAATTATACAGTTGCAGACCTATTAGCAATTCCTAGTCAATGGCATCAAACTTTTGATTTAGTTTATGAATGTAGAAACATTCAAGCACTACCATTAAACGTCCGTTCTCTAGCTATTGAGTCAGTTTCTTCTACGGTTGCAATCGGGGGAACTCTCTTAGTAATTACAGGTTTTCGAGAAACAGAAGCTGAACCAGATGGACCACCTTGGTTATTATCTGAATTTGAACTGAGTCAGTTTAAAAAATGGGGATTAACAGAAATTTCTCGTCTGCCATTTGTAACACCGAATAGACCTTACATTAGAATTGAATATCAACGACAATTGCCCACTTCATAA